One genomic region from Pogona vitticeps strain Pit_001003342236 chromosome 12, PviZW2.1, whole genome shotgun sequence encodes:
- the LOC110084461 gene encoding uncharacterized protein LOC110084461 isoform X1 → MLKQTGEPLNGLFRICSYSTVWRERSGVPGLPSRYTAGNRSFQHGSAEMAASDLPHEDLETSDRSLLESPFFSAAEEASNAKTSVLCPSKGTRGYPQRSGARSPVKGNGCVVLHPRPLRGTTALGPQCIAYSKESGIDTTDSTKHREKHPSSAFRRRSHSFCHLPSRDNRGYDPMHLLARKVWNGSELSLLASLQEEIQRKSEWSKVGSRPRGQPQERNLELELNMMQFELFSLKQKMESSFTHLEREKKWLETNHAETRKPGGDLKDKTVRLEMELEKNKPYFSKRKPASPPPAPDSGPDPDMGKKNVGQELTALQESLATHKKRIKALEAKQKEMAQQLSTAKEGQRTAFSQISEAEHNATNPPQSNETLREGERIRLRAAHSSICLEKNQLVEKVNGLDLQLKATLSDRMRLLQEKVELHRQVQHLTSELECARKQQEGISEQVSALHSELLNTKTQANHQEKEKVLMKEELELTKQVKEELSSEVTESRQRLEELLEKVHHLEAEKEILESHIQALENDQTQLLREKEKSAPQNQTGDVPLQDGCGHHRPSRESQALLEKEKSLLQARCLELEEALHHKQEEMENQLAEQQQISKSWRDRWEQATAALKSKEEQSAETHRQSQTFSPKVEEPLLLQIQLDACKQELELERNRTRALHDQVQMLQSRSPSKPVPPNEDSQEEANPELAHIREELQKAQDMLKTRNVEIEEQRKELESTRRQCAECISEKEQLVASLEKQLEEKEQALRDLRQAKDVDRTRKENKMSALELKGRHGDWDAKSPQSPQRDQESLKLQHQLVTEQLKGLFRQREQHLQLTGSKKHPHGPQEQSSVAPQTSPGMPTTTESISFHEGQPASLNVHYSKGEVQSLQEQLKEKTQTISTMASEIQELKQKNESLMKAKLRFQQQIQDIRRLSKQQPERSSAELVVARLHGSGAGLQSTQGTDRLLPSPQSDEPVLSSLPGQENLQPTRQEPELSTDAGKEQRGPSPDTFSASVPTLPLHSDPTLSGPPVPSIKLSLGTLTSLQDPESEGALLSPRGSTLLSPKPFGFPRPWSPFKARGSPEPPED, encoded by the exons GGAACACGAGGATACCCGCAGCGCAGCGGTGCAAGAAGCCCAGTCAAGGGAAATGGTTGTGTCGTCCTTCATCCCAGGCCTCTCCGAGGAACCACAGCCCTGGGTCCACAGTGCATCGCTTACTCCAAGGAGAGTGGAAT AGATACAACGGACAGTACCAAACACAGGGAGAAGCATCCCAGCTCAGCCTTCAGGAGGAGAAGCCATTCTTTCTGTCATCTCCCAAGCCGTGACAACAGGGGCTATGATCCCATGCACCTTCTAGCTAGAAAGGTGTGGAATGGCTCAGAGCTGAGCCTGCTAGCATCCTTGCAAGAAGAGATACAAAGGAAATCGGAATGGAGCAAAGTGGGTTCCAGGCCCAGAGGACAACCTCAAGAGCGGAACCTGGAGTTGGAACTTAACATGATGCAGTTTGAACTGTTCTCCCTTAAGCAGAAG ATGGAAAGTTCCTTCACTCATCTCGAAAGGGAGAAGAAATGGCTGGAAACAAACCACGCTGAAACCAGGAAGCCGGGAGGAGACCTCAAGGATAA GACCGTCCGTCTAGAAATGGAGctagaaaaaaacaaaccttatTTCAGCAAGAGGAAGCCTGCGTCACCACCACCAGCCCCAGATTCTGGCCCAGATCCAGACATG GGTAAGAAGAATGTGGGTCAAGAGCTGACCGCTCTCCAAGAAAGCCTGGCTACTCACAAGAAACGGATCAAGGCCCTAGAAgccaaacaaaaggaaatggcGCAGCAGCTGAGCACTGCTAAAGAG GGACAGCGAACAGCATTCAGCCAGATCTCCGAAGCAGAACACAACGCTACAAATCCACCTCAGAGCAACGAAACAttgagggaaggagaaaggatcCGGCTGCGAGCTGCTCACAGCAGCATCTGCCTG GAAAAGAACCAACTGGTGGAGAAAGTGAATGGGTTAGACCTGCAGCTGAAAGCGACTCTGTCAGACCGGATGCGACTCCTTCAG GAGAAGGTGGAGCTCCATCGACAGGTCCAGCATCTCACTTCGGAGCTGGAATGTGCCCGGAAACAGCAAGAAGGAATCAGTGAGCAAGTCTCCGCCCTCCATTCTGAGCTTCTCAACACCAAGACTCAGGCGAACCatcaggaaaaggagaaggtcCTCATGAAGGAGGAGCTGGAATTGACCAAACAG GTAAAGGAGGAGCTTTCTTCTGAAGTGACAGAGAGCCGTCAAAGGCTGGAAGAATTGCTCGAAAAGGTTCACCACTTAGAAGCGGAGAAGGAAATCCTAGAAAGCCACATCCAGGCTCTAGAGAATGACCAGACCCAGTTGCTGCGGGAGAAAGAAAAGAGTGCCCCACAAAATCAGACAGGGGATGTTCCTCTTCAAGACGGCTGTGGGCATCACAG ACCCTCCAGGGAATCTCAGGCCTtgctggaaaaggagaaaagcctccTGCAGGCTCGTTGCCTTGAGCTGGAGGAGGCTTTGCACCACAAGCAGGAGGAAATGGAGAACCAGTTGGCCGAGCAACAGCAGATCTCCAAGTCCTGGAGGGACAGGTGGGAACAAGCGACTGCAGCCTTGAAGAGCAAAGAAGAACAGTCGGCAGAAACACACCGGCAAAGCCAGACCTTCTCCCCCAAG GTGGAAGAACCTTTGCTTCTCCAGATCCAGCTGGATGCTTGTAAACAGGAATTGGAACTGGAAAGAAACCGTACGCGGGCTTTACATGACCAAGTCCAAATGCTGCAGTCCAGGAGCCCAAGCAAGCCGGTTCCTCCAAACGAG GACTCCCAGGAGGAGGCAAATCCGGAGCTGGCACATATCCGAGAAGAGCTGCAGAAAGCCCAGGACATGCTGAAGACGCGCAACGTGGAAATAGAAGAACAGCGGAAGGAGCTGGAATCCACCAGACGCCAA TGTGCGGAATGCATCTCCGAGAAGGAGCAGCTGGTCGCTTCTCTGGAAAAGCAGCTAGAGGAAAA GGAACAGGCTTTGAGGGACCTGAGACAAGCCAAAGATGTGGACAGAACTCGGAAGGAGAATAAAATGTCTGCGTTAGAGCTAAAG gGTCGACATGGAGACTGGGATGCAAAAAGCCCCCAAAGCCCCCAGCGAGATCAGGAGAGCCTGAAACTGCAGCACCAGCTGGTGACCGAGCAG CTGAAAGGGCTTTTCAGGCAGAGGGAGCAGCACCTGCAGCTGACGGGATCCAAGAAGCATCCGCATGGACCTCAGGAACAGAGTTCTGTGGCTCCTCAGACATCACCAGGAATGCCG ACTACAACTGAATCAATCAGTTTTCATGAAGGTCAGCCAGCATCCCTGAACGTTCACTACAGCAAAGGAGAAGTACAGAGTCTCCAGGAGCAGCTGAAGGAGAAAACACAAACA ATCTCCACCATGGCTTCCGAGATCCAGGAGCTGAAGCAGAAGAACGAGAGCTTAATGAAAG CTAAGCTCCGCTTCCAGCAGCAGATCCAGGACATCCGCCGACTTTCGAAGCAACAGCCAGAAAGAAGCAGCGCTGAGCTGGTGGTTGCCAGACTCCACGGCTCGGGAGCGGGTTTGCAAAGCACCCAGGGGACAGACCGCCTGTTGCCATCACCCCAGAGTGACGAGCCTGTGTTGTCCTCTTTGCCTGGTCAAGAGAACCTGCAACCCACGAGGCAGGAGCCTGAGCTTTCCACCGATGCTGGGAAGGAGCAAAGAGGCCCCTCACCTGACACCTTCTCGGCCTCTGTCCCCACCTTGCCTTTGCACTCCGACCCAACCCTCTCTGGCCCACCTGTGCCTTCCATCAAGCTCTCCTTAGGCACCCTAACGTCTCTCCAGGATCCTGAGAGCGAAGGGGCCTTGCTCAGTCCCCGAGGCTCAACTCTTTTATCCCCCAAGCCGTTCGGGTTCCCAAGACCATGGTCCCCCTTTAAAGCCAGAGGAAGCCCTGAGCCTCCAGAGGACTGA
- the LOC110084461 gene encoding uncharacterized protein LOC110084461 isoform X3 — protein sequence MLKQTGEPLNGLFRICSYSTVWRERSGVPGLPSRYTAGNRSFQHGSAEMAASDLPHEDLETSDRSLLESPFFSAAEEASNAKTSVLCPSKGTRGYPQRSGARSPVKGNGCVVLHPRPLRGTTALGPQCIAYSKESGIDTTDSTKHREKHPSSAFRRRSHSFCHLPSRDNRGYDPMHLLARKVWNGSELSLLASLQEEIQRKSEWSKVGSRPRGQPQERNLELELNMMQFELFSLKQKMESSFTHLEREKKWLETNHAETRKPGGDLKDKTVRLEMELEKNKPYFSKRKPASPPPAPDSGPDPDMGKKNVGQELTALQESLATHKKRIKALEAKQKEMAQQLSTAKEGQRTAFSQISEAEHNATNPPQSNETLREGERIRLRAAHSSICLEKNQLVEKVNGLDLQLKATLSDRMRLLQEKVELHRQVQHLTSELECARKQQEGISEQVSALHSELLNTKTQANHQEKEKVLMKEELELTKQVKEELSSEVTESRQRLEELLEKVHHLEAEKEILESHIQALENDQTQLLREKEKSAPQNQTGDVPLQDGCGHHRPSRESQALLEKEKSLLQARCLELEEALHHKQEEMENQLAEQQQISKSWRDRWEQATAALKSKEEQSAETHRQSQTFSPKVEEPLLLQIQLDACKQELELERNRTRALHDQVQMLQSRSPSKPVPPNECAECISEKEQLVASLEKQLEEKEQALRDLRQAKDVDRTRKENKMSALELKGRHGDWDAKSPQSPQRDQESLKLQHQLVTEQLKGLFRQREQHLQLTGSKKHPHGPQEQSSVAPQTSPGMPTTTESISFHEGQPASLNVHYSKGEVQSLQEQLKEKTQTISTMASEIQELKQKNESLMKAKLRFQQQIQDIRRLSKQQPERSSAELVVARLHGSGAGLQSTQGTDRLLPSPQSDEPVLSSLPGQENLQPTRQEPELSTDAGKEQRGPSPDTFSASVPTLPLHSDPTLSGPPVPSIKLSLGTLTSLQDPESEGALLSPRGSTLLSPKPFGFPRPWSPFKARGSPEPPED from the exons GGAACACGAGGATACCCGCAGCGCAGCGGTGCAAGAAGCCCAGTCAAGGGAAATGGTTGTGTCGTCCTTCATCCCAGGCCTCTCCGAGGAACCACAGCCCTGGGTCCACAGTGCATCGCTTACTCCAAGGAGAGTGGAAT AGATACAACGGACAGTACCAAACACAGGGAGAAGCATCCCAGCTCAGCCTTCAGGAGGAGAAGCCATTCTTTCTGTCATCTCCCAAGCCGTGACAACAGGGGCTATGATCCCATGCACCTTCTAGCTAGAAAGGTGTGGAATGGCTCAGAGCTGAGCCTGCTAGCATCCTTGCAAGAAGAGATACAAAGGAAATCGGAATGGAGCAAAGTGGGTTCCAGGCCCAGAGGACAACCTCAAGAGCGGAACCTGGAGTTGGAACTTAACATGATGCAGTTTGAACTGTTCTCCCTTAAGCAGAAG ATGGAAAGTTCCTTCACTCATCTCGAAAGGGAGAAGAAATGGCTGGAAACAAACCACGCTGAAACCAGGAAGCCGGGAGGAGACCTCAAGGATAA GACCGTCCGTCTAGAAATGGAGctagaaaaaaacaaaccttatTTCAGCAAGAGGAAGCCTGCGTCACCACCACCAGCCCCAGATTCTGGCCCAGATCCAGACATG GGTAAGAAGAATGTGGGTCAAGAGCTGACCGCTCTCCAAGAAAGCCTGGCTACTCACAAGAAACGGATCAAGGCCCTAGAAgccaaacaaaaggaaatggcGCAGCAGCTGAGCACTGCTAAAGAG GGACAGCGAACAGCATTCAGCCAGATCTCCGAAGCAGAACACAACGCTACAAATCCACCTCAGAGCAACGAAACAttgagggaaggagaaaggatcCGGCTGCGAGCTGCTCACAGCAGCATCTGCCTG GAAAAGAACCAACTGGTGGAGAAAGTGAATGGGTTAGACCTGCAGCTGAAAGCGACTCTGTCAGACCGGATGCGACTCCTTCAG GAGAAGGTGGAGCTCCATCGACAGGTCCAGCATCTCACTTCGGAGCTGGAATGTGCCCGGAAACAGCAAGAAGGAATCAGTGAGCAAGTCTCCGCCCTCCATTCTGAGCTTCTCAACACCAAGACTCAGGCGAACCatcaggaaaaggagaaggtcCTCATGAAGGAGGAGCTGGAATTGACCAAACAG GTAAAGGAGGAGCTTTCTTCTGAAGTGACAGAGAGCCGTCAAAGGCTGGAAGAATTGCTCGAAAAGGTTCACCACTTAGAAGCGGAGAAGGAAATCCTAGAAAGCCACATCCAGGCTCTAGAGAATGACCAGACCCAGTTGCTGCGGGAGAAAGAAAAGAGTGCCCCACAAAATCAGACAGGGGATGTTCCTCTTCAAGACGGCTGTGGGCATCACAG ACCCTCCAGGGAATCTCAGGCCTtgctggaaaaggagaaaagcctccTGCAGGCTCGTTGCCTTGAGCTGGAGGAGGCTTTGCACCACAAGCAGGAGGAAATGGAGAACCAGTTGGCCGAGCAACAGCAGATCTCCAAGTCCTGGAGGGACAGGTGGGAACAAGCGACTGCAGCCTTGAAGAGCAAAGAAGAACAGTCGGCAGAAACACACCGGCAAAGCCAGACCTTCTCCCCCAAG GTGGAAGAACCTTTGCTTCTCCAGATCCAGCTGGATGCTTGTAAACAGGAATTGGAACTGGAAAGAAACCGTACGCGGGCTTTACATGACCAAGTCCAAATGCTGCAGTCCAGGAGCCCAAGCAAGCCGGTTCCTCCAAACGAG TGTGCGGAATGCATCTCCGAGAAGGAGCAGCTGGTCGCTTCTCTGGAAAAGCAGCTAGAGGAAAA GGAACAGGCTTTGAGGGACCTGAGACAAGCCAAAGATGTGGACAGAACTCGGAAGGAGAATAAAATGTCTGCGTTAGAGCTAAAG gGTCGACATGGAGACTGGGATGCAAAAAGCCCCCAAAGCCCCCAGCGAGATCAGGAGAGCCTGAAACTGCAGCACCAGCTGGTGACCGAGCAG CTGAAAGGGCTTTTCAGGCAGAGGGAGCAGCACCTGCAGCTGACGGGATCCAAGAAGCATCCGCATGGACCTCAGGAACAGAGTTCTGTGGCTCCTCAGACATCACCAGGAATGCCG ACTACAACTGAATCAATCAGTTTTCATGAAGGTCAGCCAGCATCCCTGAACGTTCACTACAGCAAAGGAGAAGTACAGAGTCTCCAGGAGCAGCTGAAGGAGAAAACACAAACA ATCTCCACCATGGCTTCCGAGATCCAGGAGCTGAAGCAGAAGAACGAGAGCTTAATGAAAG CTAAGCTCCGCTTCCAGCAGCAGATCCAGGACATCCGCCGACTTTCGAAGCAACAGCCAGAAAGAAGCAGCGCTGAGCTGGTGGTTGCCAGACTCCACGGCTCGGGAGCGGGTTTGCAAAGCACCCAGGGGACAGACCGCCTGTTGCCATCACCCCAGAGTGACGAGCCTGTGTTGTCCTCTTTGCCTGGTCAAGAGAACCTGCAACCCACGAGGCAGGAGCCTGAGCTTTCCACCGATGCTGGGAAGGAGCAAAGAGGCCCCTCACCTGACACCTTCTCGGCCTCTGTCCCCACCTTGCCTTTGCACTCCGACCCAACCCTCTCTGGCCCACCTGTGCCTTCCATCAAGCTCTCCTTAGGCACCCTAACGTCTCTCCAGGATCCTGAGAGCGAAGGGGCCTTGCTCAGTCCCCGAGGCTCAACTCTTTTATCCCCCAAGCCGTTCGGGTTCCCAAGACCATGGTCCCCCTTTAAAGCCAGAGGAAGCCCTGAGCCTCCAGAGGACTGA
- the LOC110084461 gene encoding uncharacterized protein LOC110084461 isoform X2, producing MFLRKRSGVPGLPSRYTAGNRSFQHGSAEMAASDLPHEDLETSDRSLLESPFFSAAEEASNAKTSVLCPSKGTRGYPQRSGARSPVKGNGCVVLHPRPLRGTTALGPQCIAYSKESGIDTTDSTKHREKHPSSAFRRRSHSFCHLPSRDNRGYDPMHLLARKVWNGSELSLLASLQEEIQRKSEWSKVGSRPRGQPQERNLELELNMMQFELFSLKQKMESSFTHLEREKKWLETNHAETRKPGGDLKDKTVRLEMELEKNKPYFSKRKPASPPPAPDSGPDPDMGKKNVGQELTALQESLATHKKRIKALEAKQKEMAQQLSTAKEGQRTAFSQISEAEHNATNPPQSNETLREGERIRLRAAHSSICLEKNQLVEKVNGLDLQLKATLSDRMRLLQEKVELHRQVQHLTSELECARKQQEGISEQVSALHSELLNTKTQANHQEKEKVLMKEELELTKQVKEELSSEVTESRQRLEELLEKVHHLEAEKEILESHIQALENDQTQLLREKEKSAPQNQTGDVPLQDGCGHHRPSRESQALLEKEKSLLQARCLELEEALHHKQEEMENQLAEQQQISKSWRDRWEQATAALKSKEEQSAETHRQSQTFSPKVEEPLLLQIQLDACKQELELERNRTRALHDQVQMLQSRSPSKPVPPNEDSQEEANPELAHIREELQKAQDMLKTRNVEIEEQRKELESTRRQCAECISEKEQLVASLEKQLEEKEQALRDLRQAKDVDRTRKENKMSALELKGRHGDWDAKSPQSPQRDQESLKLQHQLVTEQLKGLFRQREQHLQLTGSKKHPHGPQEQSSVAPQTSPGMPTTTESISFHEGQPASLNVHYSKGEVQSLQEQLKEKTQTISTMASEIQELKQKNESLMKAKLRFQQQIQDIRRLSKQQPERSSAELVVARLHGSGAGLQSTQGTDRLLPSPQSDEPVLSSLPGQENLQPTRQEPELSTDAGKEQRGPSPDTFSASVPTLPLHSDPTLSGPPVPSIKLSLGTLTSLQDPESEGALLSPRGSTLLSPKPFGFPRPWSPFKARGSPEPPED from the exons GGAACACGAGGATACCCGCAGCGCAGCGGTGCAAGAAGCCCAGTCAAGGGAAATGGTTGTGTCGTCCTTCATCCCAGGCCTCTCCGAGGAACCACAGCCCTGGGTCCACAGTGCATCGCTTACTCCAAGGAGAGTGGAAT AGATACAACGGACAGTACCAAACACAGGGAGAAGCATCCCAGCTCAGCCTTCAGGAGGAGAAGCCATTCTTTCTGTCATCTCCCAAGCCGTGACAACAGGGGCTATGATCCCATGCACCTTCTAGCTAGAAAGGTGTGGAATGGCTCAGAGCTGAGCCTGCTAGCATCCTTGCAAGAAGAGATACAAAGGAAATCGGAATGGAGCAAAGTGGGTTCCAGGCCCAGAGGACAACCTCAAGAGCGGAACCTGGAGTTGGAACTTAACATGATGCAGTTTGAACTGTTCTCCCTTAAGCAGAAG ATGGAAAGTTCCTTCACTCATCTCGAAAGGGAGAAGAAATGGCTGGAAACAAACCACGCTGAAACCAGGAAGCCGGGAGGAGACCTCAAGGATAA GACCGTCCGTCTAGAAATGGAGctagaaaaaaacaaaccttatTTCAGCAAGAGGAAGCCTGCGTCACCACCACCAGCCCCAGATTCTGGCCCAGATCCAGACATG GGTAAGAAGAATGTGGGTCAAGAGCTGACCGCTCTCCAAGAAAGCCTGGCTACTCACAAGAAACGGATCAAGGCCCTAGAAgccaaacaaaaggaaatggcGCAGCAGCTGAGCACTGCTAAAGAG GGACAGCGAACAGCATTCAGCCAGATCTCCGAAGCAGAACACAACGCTACAAATCCACCTCAGAGCAACGAAACAttgagggaaggagaaaggatcCGGCTGCGAGCTGCTCACAGCAGCATCTGCCTG GAAAAGAACCAACTGGTGGAGAAAGTGAATGGGTTAGACCTGCAGCTGAAAGCGACTCTGTCAGACCGGATGCGACTCCTTCAG GAGAAGGTGGAGCTCCATCGACAGGTCCAGCATCTCACTTCGGAGCTGGAATGTGCCCGGAAACAGCAAGAAGGAATCAGTGAGCAAGTCTCCGCCCTCCATTCTGAGCTTCTCAACACCAAGACTCAGGCGAACCatcaggaaaaggagaaggtcCTCATGAAGGAGGAGCTGGAATTGACCAAACAG GTAAAGGAGGAGCTTTCTTCTGAAGTGACAGAGAGCCGTCAAAGGCTGGAAGAATTGCTCGAAAAGGTTCACCACTTAGAAGCGGAGAAGGAAATCCTAGAAAGCCACATCCAGGCTCTAGAGAATGACCAGACCCAGTTGCTGCGGGAGAAAGAAAAGAGTGCCCCACAAAATCAGACAGGGGATGTTCCTCTTCAAGACGGCTGTGGGCATCACAG ACCCTCCAGGGAATCTCAGGCCTtgctggaaaaggagaaaagcctccTGCAGGCTCGTTGCCTTGAGCTGGAGGAGGCTTTGCACCACAAGCAGGAGGAAATGGAGAACCAGTTGGCCGAGCAACAGCAGATCTCCAAGTCCTGGAGGGACAGGTGGGAACAAGCGACTGCAGCCTTGAAGAGCAAAGAAGAACAGTCGGCAGAAACACACCGGCAAAGCCAGACCTTCTCCCCCAAG GTGGAAGAACCTTTGCTTCTCCAGATCCAGCTGGATGCTTGTAAACAGGAATTGGAACTGGAAAGAAACCGTACGCGGGCTTTACATGACCAAGTCCAAATGCTGCAGTCCAGGAGCCCAAGCAAGCCGGTTCCTCCAAACGAG GACTCCCAGGAGGAGGCAAATCCGGAGCTGGCACATATCCGAGAAGAGCTGCAGAAAGCCCAGGACATGCTGAAGACGCGCAACGTGGAAATAGAAGAACAGCGGAAGGAGCTGGAATCCACCAGACGCCAA TGTGCGGAATGCATCTCCGAGAAGGAGCAGCTGGTCGCTTCTCTGGAAAAGCAGCTAGAGGAAAA GGAACAGGCTTTGAGGGACCTGAGACAAGCCAAAGATGTGGACAGAACTCGGAAGGAGAATAAAATGTCTGCGTTAGAGCTAAAG gGTCGACATGGAGACTGGGATGCAAAAAGCCCCCAAAGCCCCCAGCGAGATCAGGAGAGCCTGAAACTGCAGCACCAGCTGGTGACCGAGCAG CTGAAAGGGCTTTTCAGGCAGAGGGAGCAGCACCTGCAGCTGACGGGATCCAAGAAGCATCCGCATGGACCTCAGGAACAGAGTTCTGTGGCTCCTCAGACATCACCAGGAATGCCG ACTACAACTGAATCAATCAGTTTTCATGAAGGTCAGCCAGCATCCCTGAACGTTCACTACAGCAAAGGAGAAGTACAGAGTCTCCAGGAGCAGCTGAAGGAGAAAACACAAACA ATCTCCACCATGGCTTCCGAGATCCAGGAGCTGAAGCAGAAGAACGAGAGCTTAATGAAAG CTAAGCTCCGCTTCCAGCAGCAGATCCAGGACATCCGCCGACTTTCGAAGCAACAGCCAGAAAGAAGCAGCGCTGAGCTGGTGGTTGCCAGACTCCACGGCTCGGGAGCGGGTTTGCAAAGCACCCAGGGGACAGACCGCCTGTTGCCATCACCCCAGAGTGACGAGCCTGTGTTGTCCTCTTTGCCTGGTCAAGAGAACCTGCAACCCACGAGGCAGGAGCCTGAGCTTTCCACCGATGCTGGGAAGGAGCAAAGAGGCCCCTCACCTGACACCTTCTCGGCCTCTGTCCCCACCTTGCCTTTGCACTCCGACCCAACCCTCTCTGGCCCACCTGTGCCTTCCATCAAGCTCTCCTTAGGCACCCTAACGTCTCTCCAGGATCCTGAGAGCGAAGGGGCCTTGCTCAGTCCCCGAGGCTCAACTCTTTTATCCCCCAAGCCGTTCGGGTTCCCAAGACCATGGTCCCCCTTTAAAGCCAGAGGAAGCCCTGAGCCTCCAGAGGACTGA